The proteins below are encoded in one region of Ricinus communis isolate WT05 ecotype wild-type chromosome 6, ASM1957865v1, whole genome shotgun sequence:
- the LOC107261713 gene encoding uncharacterized protein LOC107261713 produces MIWGTRKLRHYFQSYRVHEISKIKPLKYLFEAPSLMGKLARWVVLLIEFNIEYATKKMVKGRAVVEFLAHNAIEEDDPWDLKFHDVRAFEIQRWKMYSDGAVNARGAGLGVVLITLEGEMLLMVKKLDFRVTNNMSEYEACLFGLEVVVVAGAKELMVYGDSILIIQQALKEWKVKEKRLKSYVNYLRTLVSMKPLVIVKSGAPCYQGDWVMQLKMGPRKKPWFYDLKRFIENREYLEEATTREICALWIQARNYISHERVLYKRMASSVQLQCVTKIEAQVVMGEMQKGLYSDLSHIPPTEFYNLTFSWPFAAWGIDIVEAESFTTIGAMQMARFIKRNLIYRYEVPHYIVTDNATSSEWSGRSNQQKLEENTLEDGYRTTERTSTGQTIYSMVYETNSVLPIELELKSLRVVLEADILEYQ; encoded by the exons ATGATATGGGGTACAAGAAAGTTGAGGCATTATTTCCAATCTTATAGGGTGcatgaaatttcaaaaataaagccgctaaaatatttgtttgaaGCTCCATCTCTTATGGGAAAGCTAGCTAGATGGGTGGTACTCCTGATAGAGTTTAACATTGAGTACGCCACCAAGAAGATGGTTAAGGGTAGGGCCGTAGTGGAGTTTTTAGCTCATAACGCGATTGAAGAAGATGACCCTTGGGATTTAAAGTTCCATGATGTCAGGGCATTTGAGATTCAAAGATGGAAGATGTACTCCGATGGAGCTGTAAATGCAAGAGGTGCAGGGTTAGGAGTAGTTCTGATCACGCTAGAAGGAGAAATGTTGCTAATGGTTAAGAAATTAGACTTTAGAGTGACTAATAACATGTCGGAGTAcgaagcatgtttatttggattagaagtAGTTGTGGTAGCAGGAGCTAAGGAGTTGATGGTCTATGGGGACTCCATACTGATAATCCAACAAGCCCTCAAGGAAtggaaagtaaaagaaaagaggttgAAGTCGTATGTCAACTATCTCAGGACTTTA GTTTCTATGAAGCCTTTAGTGATTGTAAAATCAGGTGCGCCTTGTTATCAAGGGGATTGGGTAATGCAACTTAAGATGGGACCGAGAAAGAAGCCATGGTTCTATGATCTGAAGAGGTTTATAGAAAATAGAGAGTATCTAGAGGAAGCAACTACCAGAGAAATATGTGCATTATGGATTCAAGCCAGGAATTACATCAGCCATGAAAGAGTCCTATATAAAAGGATGGCGTCGAGTGTGCAACTCCAATGTGTGACTAAAATAGAAGCTCAAGTAGTGATGGGAGAAATGCAAAAAGGA TTGTATAGTGACTTGAGTCACATACCTCCGACCGAGTTCTACAACTTAACATTTTCTTGGCCCTTTGCAGCTTGGGGAATCGACATCGTTGAAGCCGAGTCATTTACTACTATAGGGGCAATGCAGATGGCTAggtttataaaaagaaatttgatcTACAGGTATGAGGTCCCACATTATATTGTGACGGATAATGCG ACCTCAAGCGAATGGAGCGGTAGAAGCAACCAACAAAAACTTGAAGAAAATACTCTCGAAGATG GATATCGAACAACTGAGCGAACATCGACTGGGCAAACAATATACTCTATGGTTTACGAGACTAACTCAGTTTTACCAATTGAGTTAGAGTTGAAGTCTTTGCGAGTTGTATTAGAGGCCGATATACTGGAGTATCAATAG
- the LOC8285643 gene encoding inositol transporter 4, translating into MVEGAVIKPDKTEFKECWKMIWETPYIMRLALSAGIGGFLFGYDTANISGALLYIREDFESVNKNTWLQETIVSMTVAGAIVGAACGGYMNDRFGRKSSILFADAVFFIGALVMAIAPAPWVIILGRVLVGIGVGIASVTSPLYISETSHAKIRGALVSINGLLLTTGQFLSYLINLALTKAPGTWRWMLGVAGIPAVVQIFLMLLLPESPRWLYRQNRVDEARRILEKIYSYDEVDKEITALALSVEAEKADEASIGEGMISKVTGAFKNTVVRRGLYAGITVQVAQQFVGINTIMYYAPTIVQFAGFASKSMALSLSLITSGLNAVGTILSMGFVDRFGRRRLMIISMIGIIISLVATSVVFMEASAHAPKISSMESLHFGPNSTCPNFVAAPDPLKWNCMSCLNVDCGFCSNSASIYHPGACLRSTKALKSACGEEHRVFFEQGCPSRFGFPAVILLALYIVIYAFGMGTVPWIVNSEIYPLRYRGVGGGIAAVSNWVANLIVSESYLTMTEHLGAGGTFLLFAAVSSISLLFIYRFVPETRGLKFEDVEKMLEKGYKPGLCGGGSCGGRGKGEGREEKGVDSV; encoded by the exons ATGGTGGAAGGGGCTGTCATAAAACCAGACAAGACAGAATTCAAAGAATGCTGGAAGATGATATGGGAGACTCCGTACATTATGAGACTTGCACTCTCAGCTGGAATTGGAGGATTTTTGTTTGGTTATGATACAG CTAATATATCCGGTGCTCTGCTATACATCCGCGaggattttgaatctgttAACAAGAATACATGGCTTCAG GAGACGATTGTAAGTATGACTGTGGCAGGAGCTATAGTTGGAGCTGCATGTGGTGGATATATGAATGACAGGTTTGGAAGGAAAAGTTCGATCTTATTTGCTGATGCTGTGTTCTTCATCGGTGCACTAGTTATGGCAATTGCTCCAGCTCCTTGGGTTATAATTTTGGGAAGAGTTCTTGTTGGTATTGGGGTTGGAATAGCATCCGTCACATCACCTCTTTACATTTCTGAAACCTCACATGCGAAAATTCGTGGTGCTCTTGTGAGCATTAATGGTTTGCTTCTTACAACTGGGCAATTTCTTTCCTACCTTATCAATCTTGCTCTGACCAAG GCCCCTGGAACTTGGCGTTGGATGCTTGGGGTGGCTGGCATCCCAGCTGTAGTACAGatttttctcatgttgttACTTCCTGAGTCCCCGAGATGGCTCTATAGACAG AACAGGGTAGACGAAGCGAGGAGAATCTTGGagaaaatatattcttatgaTGAAGTGGATAAAGAGATAACCGCTTTAGCTTTATCAGTTGAAGCTGAAAAGGCAGATGAAGCTTCCATTGGTGAGGGCATGATATCTAAAGTAACAGGTGCATTTAAAAACACAGTAGTCCGTAGGGGACTCTATGCAGGTATCACTGTTCAGGTTGCTCAACAATTTGTGGGTATCAACACTATCATGTACTATGCTCCGACCATTGTACAATTTGCTGGATTTGCTTCAAAATCGATGGCTCTGTCACTCTCTCTCATCACTTCTGGCCTCAATGCTGTTGGCACTATTCTTAGCATGGGTTTTGTTGACAGATTTGGAAGGAGGAGGCTGATGATCATTTCTATGATTGGGATCATAATTTCCCTTGTGGCTACATCCGTAGTGTTTATGGAAGCTTCTGCTCATGCTCCTAAGATTAGTTCAATGGAGTCTTTACATTTTGGTCCCAATTCTACTTGTCCAAACTTTGTGGCAGCCCCTGATCCATTAAAATGGAACTGCATGTCATGCCTGAACGTAGATTGTGGTTTCTGTTCTAATTCTGCTAGCATA TACCATCCGGGAGCATGCCTGCGTTCAACCAAGGCTCTGAAAAGTGCATGTGGGGAAGAACATCGGGTGTTCTTCGAGCAGGGTTGCCCAAGTAGATTCGGATTTCCTGCAGTTATACTCCTGGCACTGTACATAGTTATTTATGCATTTGGAATGGGTACTGTACCATGGATAGTgaactcagaaatatacccacTGAGATATAGGGGCGTAGGAGGGGGGATAGCAGCAGTGTCGAACTGGGTAGCAAATCTCATCGTCAGCGAATCATATTTAACTATGACAGAACATCTTGGCGCAGGAGGCACATTTTTATTGTTTGCTGCAGTTTCTAGTATTAGTCTCCTATTCATCTATCGATTTGTACCTGAAACCAGAGGCCTGAAATTCGAAGATGTTGAGAAGATGCTCGAGAAAGGCTACAAGCCAGGCTTGTGTGGTGGTGGTAGTTGTGGCGGCCGGGGCAAGGGAGAAGGGAGGGAAGAGAAGGGCGTTGATTCTGTATAA